A stretch of the Apium graveolens cultivar Ventura unplaced genomic scaffold, ASM990537v1 ctg6694, whole genome shotgun sequence genome encodes the following:
- the LOC141703483 gene encoding chlorophyll a-b binding protein 8, chloroplastic-like, producing MATQALLSSSSITSSVEAARQIFAGRPAQSSSRKVSFVVKAASTPPVKQGDRQLWFASTQSLSYLDGSLPGDFGFDPLGLSDPEGTGGFIEPKWLAYGEIINGRFAMLGAAGAIAPEIFGKLGLIPAETALPWFQTGVIPPAGTYNYWADGYTLFVLEMALMGFAEHRRLQDWYNPGSMGKQYFLGLEKGLAGSGDPAYPGGPFFNPLGFGKDEKSMKELKLKEVKNGRLAMLAILGYFIQALVTGVGPLQNLLDHLADPVNNNVLTSLKFH from the exons ATGGCTACACAAGCCTTGCTGTCATCTTCATCTATTACCTCTTCTGTAGAGGCTGCAAGGCAGATTTTTGCTGGAAGACCAGCACAATCTTCGTCCCGAAAGGTTTCCTTTGTTGTCAAGGCTGCCTCCACTCCACCTGTTAAG CAAGGAGACAGACAGTTGTGGTTTGCTTCAACACAGAGCCTTTCTTACTTGGATGGCAG TCTTCCAGGTGACTTCGGATTCGATCCTTTAGGCCTTTCAGACCCCGAAGGAACAGGAGGCTTCATCGAGCCCAAATGGCTAGCCTATGGAGAAATAATCAACGGTCGTTTTGCCATGTTAGGTGCAGCAGGAGCAATAGCCCCTGAGATATTCGGAAAACTCGGGCTCATTCCCGCAGAAACAGCCCTGCCATGGTTCCAAACAGGAGTGATTCCACCAGCAGGAACTTACAACTACTGGGCTGATGGTTACACTCTATTTGTACTAGAAATGGCACTCATGGGATTTGCAGAACACAGAAGATTGCAAGACTGGTACAATCCAGGATCAATGGGCAAACAATACTTCTTGGGCTTAGAAAAAGGCTTAGCTGGATCAGGAGACCCTGCATACCCTGGAGGCCCATTTTTTAACCCTCTTGGATTTGGGAAAGATGAGAAATCCATGAAAGAGTTGAAGTTAAAGGAGGTTAAGAATGGAAGACTTGCCATGTTGGCAATATTGGGTTACTTCATCCAAGCTTTGGTCACAGGAGTTGGACCCCTTCAGAACCTACTGGACCATTTGGCTGATCCAGTCAACAACAATGTCTTGACTAGCCTCAAGTTCCATTAG